In Centropristis striata isolate RG_2023a ecotype Rhode Island chromosome 15, C.striata_1.0, whole genome shotgun sequence, a genomic segment contains:
- the zcchc10 gene encoding zinc finger CCHC domain-containing protein 10, with the protein MATPMHRIIARRQAEANKQSVRCQKCLEMGHWTYECTGKRKYVHRPSRTVEMKKKLKENENKPLSITGPGTEGSVEKKVKKKAKDGSDSSSDSGGSSSDSSSDSSDSSSSSSDDSDSSSDSDDDSSSSSSSSSSSSSSDSSDSGSSSDSDQGPPRKKKKKK; encoded by the exons ATGGCGACTCCCATGCATAGAATAATAGCAAGGAGGCAAGC GGAGGCAAACAAACAATCTGTTCGCTGTCAGAAGTGTTTGGAGATGGGACACTGGACCTACGAATGCACAGGGAAGCGGAAATATGTGCACAGACCGTCAAGAACAGTTGAGATGAAAAAGAAActcaaagaaaatgaaaacaaaccacTCAGCATCACTGG ACCAGGAACTGAAGGCTCcgttgagaaaaaagtgaaaaagaa GGCTAAAGATGGCAGCGACAGCAGCAGTGATTCAGGCGGCTCCTCAAGTGACTCATCATCAGACAGCAGCgactcctccagctcctcttcGGATGACAGCGACAGCAGCAGTGACAGCGACGATGACAGctcttcttcatcttcctcttcctcctcctcctcgtcctcagaCAGCTCAGACTCGGGAAGTAGCAGTGATTCAGATCAAGGACCtccaaggaagaaaaaaaagaagaaataa